One genomic region from Bacillus aquiflavi encodes:
- the glyA gene encoding serine hydroxymethyltransferase, whose product MKYLQQQDQLVFQSIQDELKRQRNNIELIASENFVSEAVMEAQGSVLTNKYAEGYPGRRYYGGCEYVDVVEDLARDRAKEIFGAEHVNVQPHSGAQANMAVYFTILEHGDTVLGMNLSHGGHLTHGSPVNFSGIQYNFVEYGVDKETHTINYDDVLEKAREHQPKLIVAGASAYPRVIDFKRFREIADEVGAYLMVDMAHIAGLVAAGLHPNPVPYADFVTTTTHKTLRGPRGGMILCKKEFAKKIDKSIFPGIQGGPLMHVIAAKAVALGEALQGSFKEYAQHIIDNAQRLAEGLKKEGLDLVSDGTDNHLLLLDLRSLRITGKVAEAVLDKVGITVNKNTIPYDPESPFVTSGIRIGTAAVTSRGFGLEDMDEIASIIALTLINHEDEGKLEEASNRVAALTEKFSLYPDR is encoded by the coding sequence ATGAAATATTTACAACAGCAAGATCAACTAGTGTTCCAATCAATTCAAGATGAACTAAAACGTCAACGGAATAATATCGAATTAATTGCATCTGAGAACTTTGTTAGTGAAGCGGTAATGGAAGCACAAGGTTCAGTACTAACAAATAAATATGCTGAAGGTTATCCAGGAAGACGTTATTACGGAGGCTGTGAGTATGTTGATGTAGTCGAGGATTTAGCACGTGATCGCGCAAAAGAAATCTTTGGTGCTGAGCACGTAAACGTTCAGCCACACTCAGGAGCTCAAGCGAATATGGCAGTATATTTTACCATTTTAGAGCATGGAGATACTGTACTTGGAATGAACTTATCGCATGGTGGTCATTTAACACATGGTAGCCCCGTAAACTTTAGTGGAATTCAGTATAATTTCGTTGAATATGGTGTAGATAAAGAAACTCATACAATTAATTATGATGATGTTCTTGAAAAAGCACGTGAACATCAGCCAAAACTAATTGTTGCAGGTGCAAGTGCATATCCTCGTGTAATTGACTTTAAAAGATTCCGTGAAATTGCTGATGAGGTAGGGGCCTATTTAATGGTAGATATGGCTCACATTGCAGGACTCGTCGCAGCAGGCTTGCATCCTAATCCTGTTCCATATGCAGATTTTGTCACAACAACAACTCACAAGACATTACGTGGGCCAAGAGGCGGAATGATTTTATGTAAAAAAGAGTTTGCAAAGAAAATTGACAAATCTATTTTTCCTGGCATACAAGGCGGTCCGCTAATGCATGTTATTGCTGCTAAAGCTGTTGCATTAGGCGAAGCACTTCAAGGGTCATTTAAAGAATATGCACAACATATTATTGATAATGCACAACGTTTAGCTGAAGGTCTAAAAAAGGAAGGTTTAGATCTCGTTTCTGATGGAACAGACAATCATCTTTTATTATTAGATCTTCGCTCCTTACGGATAACTGGTAAGGTAGCAGAAGCTGTTCTTGATAAAGTTGGTATTACTGTCAATAAGAATACTATACCATATGATCCAGAAAGCCCATTTGTAACAAGTGGTATCCGAATTGGAACTGCTGCTGTTACTTCACGCGGCTTTGGATTAGAGGATATGGATGAAATTGCTTCAATCATTGCATTAACATTGATTAATCATGAAGATGAAGGCAAGCTTGAAGAAGCAAGTAATCGTGTGGCAGCTTTAACAGAGAAGTTCAGTCTATATCCTGATCGTTAA
- a CDS encoding DUF2621 family protein, whose amino-acid sequence MEWQQDAKELLDELLKPIPVFARPMAKKGIEKSILASAEGKEAVTKDDVVRGYIAASSGNMREKAIKMLKVKGFDVSEYENTL is encoded by the coding sequence ATGGAATGGCAACAAGATGCAAAAGAATTACTGGATGAGTTATTGAAGCCAATTCCTGTATTTGCACGTCCAATGGCAAAGAAGGGGATTGAGAAAAGCATTTTAGCTTCTGCTGAAGGAAAAGAAGCGGTTACAAAAGATGATGTTGTTCGTGGGTATATTGCTGCATCCTCAGGAAATATGAGGGAGAAAGCAATTAAAATGTTAAAAGTTAAAGGGTTTGACGTTTCTGAATATGAAAATACCCTTTAA
- the rpiB gene encoding ribose 5-phosphate isomerase B — protein MMVAIGSDHGGVNIREEIKKLMDEMGIEYKDFGCECGTSVDYPDYALPVAEKVASGEFDKGILICGTGIGMSIAANKVNGIRCALVHDVFSAKATREHNDSNILAMGERVIGPGLAREIAKVWLTTDYEGGRHERRVGKISEYESKR, from the coding sequence ATGATGGTTGCAATTGGATCAGATCATGGAGGAGTAAATATTCGTGAAGAGATAAAGAAGCTGATGGACGAAATGGGAATTGAATATAAAGATTTTGGCTGCGAATGTGGCACGTCTGTAGACTATCCTGACTATGCATTACCTGTTGCAGAGAAAGTAGCATCAGGTGAATTTGATAAAGGCATTCTTATTTGTGGAACTGGAATTGGAATGAGTATTGCTGCAAATAAAGTAAACGGAATTCGTTGTGCTTTAGTTCATGATGTATTTAGTGCAAAGGCAACACGTGAACATAATGACAGTAATATTTTAGCGATGGGCGAGCGGGTGATTGGTCCAGGATTGGCAAGAGAAATTGCAAAGGTTTGGTTAACAACAGATTATGAAGGCGGCCGCCATGAGCGTCGTGTTGGAAAAATTTCTGAGTATGAAAGTAAACGTTGA
- a CDS encoding low molecular weight protein arginine phosphatase, producing the protein MIRILFVCTGNTCRSPMAEAILKSKKINGIEVRSAGVFAVEGNQSSQNTKAVLLENNIDHLHQSALLTEKQIEWATHILTMTAGHKSAIMNHFPQAVKKNFTLKEFVGEEGDIIDPFGGSIEVYRSTFTELNDYIGKIVSKLQK; encoded by the coding sequence ATGATCAGAATTTTGTTTGTTTGCACAGGAAATACTTGTCGCAGTCCGATGGCAGAAGCCATTTTAAAAAGCAAAAAAATAAACGGAATTGAAGTGAGATCAGCTGGTGTTTTTGCTGTTGAAGGCAATCAATCATCACAAAATACAAAGGCTGTATTATTAGAAAACAACATTGACCATTTACATCAATCGGCACTATTAACAGAAAAACAAATAGAATGGGCGACACATATTTTAACAATGACAGCTGGTCATAAATCCGCTATAATGAATCATTTTCCTCAAGCTGTTAAAAAAAATTTTACATTGAAAGAATTTGTCGGAGAAGAAGGCGATATTATTGACCCATTCGGGGGATCAATTGAAGTGTATAGATCTACATTTACAGAATTAAATGATTATATTGGAAAAATAGTGAGCAAGTTACAGAAATAA
- a CDS encoding manganese efflux pump MntP produces the protein MTEVIEELFTLLLIAFALGMDAFSVSLGMGLFKLRLLQIFKIGITIGFFHIWMPLLGIVLGKYLSEYFGVVATYIGGALLVILGVQMLLSSFSSNKNNVMKPIGFGLFIFGFIVSLDSFSVGLTFGIYGARIMLVIISFGVATTILTWTGLILGRKVQGFLGDYSQAFGGSIMLIFGLKLLIW, from the coding sequence ATGACAGAAGTAATTGAGGAATTATTTACTTTACTTTTAATCGCCTTTGCTTTAGGAATGGATGCTTTTTCAGTCAGCTTAGGTATGGGGTTGTTTAAATTACGTCTGCTCCAAATTTTTAAAATTGGCATTACGATAGGTTTTTTTCATATTTGGATGCCTCTTTTAGGGATAGTACTTGGTAAGTATTTATCGGAATATTTTGGGGTAGTTGCAACATATATCGGCGGAGCACTGCTAGTAATTCTCGGAGTCCAGATGCTGTTATCAAGTTTTAGTTCTAATAAAAATAATGTGATGAAACCTATTGGTTTCGGGCTGTTTATATTTGGCTTTATTGTTAGCTTGGATAGTTTTTCAGTTGGGCTAACTTTTGGAATTTATGGTGCGCGAATTATGTTAGTCATTATTAGTTTCGGAGTAGCTACTACAATTTTGACTTGGACTGGTTTAATTTTAGGACGGAAGGTTCAAGGCTTCCTTGGAGATTATAGTCAAGCGTTTGGAGGCAGCATTATGCTTATCTTTGGATTGAAGCTACTCATTTGGTAA